ttgttcagaattacaaggaCTATTTATATGTAGAGTCTCAGATTGTTaagttttttaattatttcactaggacgaattaaacagaaaccagtggtcaaaatgccgatttttgcctgtttgacctaAAAATAATCACCTTTAATGAATTTTCGTAGCTGAAACGACTAAttcaatcgatagatcacgctgAGATTAacttacattcaaaatttcagcaaaatgtATCGGTTAGTTTCCTTATTacccaaatcgcgaaaataagcgggttgataggtttatttagccgtgttaacatttcgttctagaacgaaaactctgttgtaacagagttgtcgttctatctcttcatttcatataattcATTATACAGAAACAAAGACTTGGGTCCTTATGCAGATGAGTATGTCAGATTTAAGGTtgaatttcttgtaattttcactttaacaaattgttgtaaaacatacaatgtgtgaatatggatgcatATATAAGATATTGCATTGTTTTCATGAATTTATTATAAAGTACATTTACATAATCTAGCGTATGGATCGTTGATTTTGGTGGAAATCaaagatttatttaaaaaatattgggAGTTATTTTAAAGAGGTGAGTTCACcatatgtttttcttttattttgaagGTTGATTTATATATGAAGATAATTGATGTAAATTTGTAGATAAGTATCATGCCTACCTTGGTGAAGAGCTTGATGCCATAGCGATGGTGTATGTACTGGTTCGCTCCTCTCTGAATAGTCATCAGAGACTTGGGTCGGGTCCGTGAACATCTCCGGACATACTCCCAGCAGGCCCTCCTCAAGTCGTCTAACCCTAACTGTTTAGCACCACATAGTAAACCTGAAAATACAAcgatataatgtataaatataatgcAAATATAAACCGATAAATCTATTTATGAGAAATTAACATagaaattttacattaaaatctaAAGTAATAGAAATTTGACATTAAAATCTAAAGTAATAGAAATTTGACATTAAAATCTAAAGTAAAagtttaacattaaaatataaaaggaaTTGTTTCGCAGATAATTGAGAGTAAACGGAAGCAATGATGTTTACTAAACAATTATGACTGAAGTTTGTATAATGAATTTAATACTTTGTTTGTTCCATGAAAAGGAAAATGTAAAGAATAGAAGCAAAATCTTTTTCTTACCTGCAACACTTCTGGAGTCTATATCCACAAAACCACAGTGGATGAATTGCACGATCTTTCGGAAGTCCTCGGGCTGGTACTTGTTCACTTCGATAGTTAGACGGGACTGTCTGGTCTTCCTGGACTTCTTGGCTTCTGACACAGCGCGTTCGTTCTTCAGGATGAGCTGGTACATAACTCTGAAACAATAATAGAATCAATTTAGAAAAGTTGGTCAATATTATAAAACCGAGATTTTGTTATGTATATTGGCTCTTTAAATATTGCATTTATGagtccgtctttgcatattacagagttacctcccttgcgcgtaggtatctattgtgacgtcattattttgtgagtgataTTTACTTCGTTTTGTCTATTACGTTACAACAATCGCAAACACCTGAAGTAactattaattataaaatacctACACgtaagggaagataactctgtgataggCTAATATTTTTTACATGATCTTTCAGTAGTATGATGATTAGAGACAACCAGATGGTCTATGGTGTCATAAACGAATTTTTCAAGTTACCTATAATATAAGTCGTCCGAAAAAAGGATTTTTAGAGAAAAAAGTTCAAGCTCAACCACAGttaaagataattttttttgtcaCTCTCGTTTATTTACCTGCTGCGAGTAGACAAAATGGCCTTGACCCCATAGACGGGAACTCTGGTTGGACCAACaatgaatgtgacgtcacagaGGTCGGGCATGGACATGATGTACTTCAGATGATCACAGAGGGCGCTTGTGTTCTGATACTTCACATGGCTACCGCTGACGTCACATTCTAAACCCACACCGTCATCAGCTTCGACTTGGCTGTCTCCATGGTGATATGCAGAAGGTTCAGCATCTGATACGTCAGAGGAAGATTCGTAACCAGAGGAGAAACCtacataaaaagaaacaatatatgataattatttcatGGTTGATGAATAAGAACATTGGTGAATTCTTATGTCTTGTTATTCTAGAAATCAATTTCAAAGATTATGTTAAGAAATAGTTTCATAATACAGCTATATTTTTTccacattttataaattaagtagatatgatatatacagCGGCAAAAAGCCAAAATGCAGAACAAATGTTCAGCTATTATGTCCGATTAATTCAAAACGTAGCTTACAGCCTTGACTTAAAAAAAATACGGGAGTTTGAAATTGACACATACACCCTTAACACTTTCCAAATACATTTGCATACGTTAAGGATTAAGGGAGGTAGCTTAATTTAATTCGTGTTCAAAAGTTGGGGAGTTCGATCATCTATATTCACCATTGAAACTAACAGTGTCTGTAAATAAGCATTAAAGATTCCTTctcagaaataataataataaaaaacacttTCAATATTAATTTACCTTCAGATTCCGACTGTTCATTATGAAGGTCCAGTTGATCATTGTCGACAAGTTTGGCGGTAGATCCAGCTCTCTCCATTGTTGTAATGTATTAGTGTTACTTAGTATGTATTGTTGGAAATCGATAGGTGATTGTGATGGGAATGACTTGAGGTTCGTGGTTTTTATACAACCTTTTGACCATTTAAGGAACAATGACATGGAGCAAATCAGAAATTGTCACTCTCCCTCAGTGTCCAAAACTGACCGCTGTCGAACCCACGTGCGTGACCGTCGACCCGTGACAGATTGACGTGTGAGTTTAACGCGCGTCGATTTGTTTTGATAACGGATTTCAAAGTGACCATATGCCAGCAATAGAGTTGTTTACATAGGCACCGATTGTCTTTAAACGAGGTAATCTAGGCAGGTATCTATTCCTTATTTACCATGATTTAATTATTGTAatctatattattttattaacagCTCAAACTGtattacattaaaatacaaTGCATCCGATTAAAACAGTTATATATCATGGACCTTGTATATAGATCCTATAAATTATAAGAGCCATTCAATATATGAATTATTAAGAGACCTGAATACAGACTATCAATAAACTGCCTAGAATATATTAgtaaaagaaattaattttatcacattattcaatatttatagtGTCTTATACATTAgagtattttaaaataaacaaacatttattccCTTATACCACAGGACGTTGTGAATAAAGAGAAGAAAGATCGGTCTATGGTTTTGTCCGGGACTTTGATTACTCTTTATCACGGACAACACATGTTAGAATTATCAGAATGTTCACGGCTAAAAGTCATTCGACTAATTAGGCTTTTGAATCAACGAAAATGAATTGATTACAAACATTTTAGCGAGCACAATCAACAAAACGTATAGTTAGCTGAATATTGAATGTTCTTACGTCATcttatgtattgtatatatgtcgTTATCTTCTATTATCTGCTAATGCATGTGTCAGAATCCCATGTTCACTTTATAATGTTTTAACGTTTTCGCCAGACTAATTCAGGCCACATTGCACCTATTGATGAACAGCATTGGCTATTTCGAACAACCATTGTCATCGatctgaaatttacttttcaTTATTTCCCACgttcaatttatttcaattctTGTTGACTGACCGTCACGGAGAAATCGTATTCTAGAGATTTTCTTATACAGAGTGATGAACTGGTCATCTTCATCACAGAGAGCCGGAAAATGACGGTAAGTGAAATTAAAAtccttaatttcaatattttgtaatgcttttAGTTCAAACACATTTGTGAGAtgcaattttaaaacaaaattattttaagataaTACCGTGCGGATATCCATGTATATTTATCGGCTTCTGTTCTTGAATACTGTCTCCGTTTCTAAAGCTTGTTTTTTCTTGAGGACTTTCATATTTcgttaaaggatttgtgcagtcaaaaatgataaattcagtttatgctggaaatggctttattagcacgtgtagaaacctctccgtgccgcgcgcgaccggaataacctgtaagccgtcgatatcgaggtcaaaaattctgaccgcccgattatgcatattttttctagttctaaaccgtgtgacgtcataatagtccgtggcttatacaataaatgtagctgtactataactgatgtgctatcacttacatcgacagtcacaggaaaagccgatcaacgattttttgGTGTCTTCTCACTTAGCCAACATTCTGAATTTTGAGGTATACAGGTAAGGTATTTTGTTGGCCAGGTGAGACTAGGTGTGAAAGATAGAACAATAGCAGATAATTACAGGTAAGGTTATAGACTGTTTCATAAAACTTCCAACTTTTACGGGTTTGTACTTTATGTTAAGAGAAAAAACGCTGGATATTTAAGtattcatttttaatgaatatatattagaatggacacaaaaagtaattttattttgaacatagCTACTACTACTTTTAAATACATTagttaaataaatttcatttttaataaatacaGATCAGAATGGACAAAAAAGTAATGACATTTTGAACATAGCTACtatttttttagttatttaattcacaaataaatataaaccagATGGATATTAAAAGTAACTATATAGTGAGAATATAGCtactattttaaaattatttccacCTAAGTTCATCAGCAAGCAGCACTAGAAATGCTTTTCACCACATTTTTCACAGTgcatattttaatacatgtacagttctTTACTGCAAATGtagtaaatgaaataaaataaaataaaaaaacaaaacattaaattcTACATCTTTTGTAgaatagagagagagagagacagtaACAATTGTTGGTCTTAACCTGACAGCAATTTTCTTCTTTCTAAagcaaaagaaatatatttacccaaattatttaattcctttacattttgtgtatttaatAATTGAATTTACTTTAACAAGCTAGGATTTCTGACATAATatggttttataaaatttaaacttcatacaccttacattttataacgaaatggAATTCATCTTCAATATCATCATTACAAAATGAACATATATAATCAGGTATATTCCTGTATCTTCCCCTCTCTATATTCAAATCATGTGCAGAGAATCGGAATTTAGATATGTTTCTCTTACTTTAATGCCCAGAATATTATTTGAATAAGGTTGACAAAAATAGTATGTTTGTATGAATTTCCTTTAGATGAATCATTTATCAAACGTATACATTCCTGTCTAAAAAGATCTTCTAATTTGAGTTTAAATCGATTTGAATCAGATTTAAGAAACGATTCCAAATCATATATATAGCCCAAACCACAATTGTTTAATTCCAATCTAGACTGAAAAATCCAGCTATGATTATTTTCTTCGATTTCTAATTTCCCTGATATTAGATAAAGAAACTCTTCTAAGTTCAATATTTACCAGTAGTAGACTTTTAGGGGGACTCACACCTTACTCACACCATACTCACACCCTACTCGCACCATGCTTACACACTGTTAGGGGGACTCACACCTTACTCACACCTTGCTCGCACCTTACTCACACCATACTCACACCCTACTCGCACCTTACTCACACCTTACTCACACCAACTCGATCAATATAAGGTGTAAAAACATAGGCACAATGATCATTCACATATGGCCCAGGCTCAGATCGACATCGTCAAGAACGCCGAGATCACAGTAACGAACGTCACACCCAACAAAGTTAATTGTCATTTAGGACTTCATAAAGAAATCAACTTCATACGAACGAAAGACAAGGTAAAGATTCAGCTACGAGAGGAAGGAAAAGCAGTAAGTGTATCTCTAGAACTTTTAAAGAGAATTTTATCATCTTGCGAAAGTTTACAGTTGATCTGTTCCGTTATCGAAAACTAATGGACAACGTTACGGATAGTGTTTCACATACTTTAAACAACATTGAGATACGACCACATTATCCATCTTTAGTAAAATGTTGTAATCGACTTGACACTTTCGTACACTGGCCCAAAGCTCGACATCACACCCCCCAACAACTTGC
The Argopecten irradians isolate NY chromosome 9, Ai_NY, whole genome shotgun sequence DNA segment above includes these coding regions:
- the LOC138331691 gene encoding serine-enriched protein-like, whose protein sequence is MERAGSTAKLVDNDQLDLHNEQSESEGFSSGYESSSDVSDAEPSAYHHGDSQVEADDGVGLECDVSGSHVKYQNTSALCDHLKYIMSMPDLCDVTFIVGPTRVPVYGVKAILSTRSRVMYQLILKNERAVSEAKKSRKTRQSRLTIEVNKYQPEDFRKIVQFIHCGFVDIDSRSVAGLLCGAKQLGLDDLRRACWEYVRRCSRTRPKSLMTIQRGANQYIHHRYGIKLFTKIQHLLTPTTKRVATETTV